A genomic segment from Pseudanabaena sp. FACHB-2040 encodes:
- a CDS encoding LemA family protein — protein MGIFIFLVAVVLLVGFIVMDAYNRLVTLRNRYQNAFSQIDVQLRRRYDLIPNLVESVKGYMKHERDTLEAVIAARNSAISANRQAAQDPSDPQAMQQLSSAEAALTGSLGRLFALSEAYPDLKANENMAQLMEELRSTENRIAFARQAFNDSVTLYNTKREVFPSNLVASSFNFRSAQLLEESPPEVKAVPRVSFS, from the coding sequence ATGGGTATTTTTATATTCCTAGTTGCGGTCGTCCTGCTTGTGGGCTTCATTGTGATGGATGCTTACAATCGCCTGGTGACCCTCCGCAACCGTTACCAAAACGCCTTTTCCCAAATTGATGTGCAGCTGCGACGACGCTACGACCTGATTCCCAACCTGGTGGAGTCGGTCAAGGGCTATATGAAGCACGAGCGCGACACCCTAGAAGCGGTGATCGCCGCCCGCAACAGCGCCATTAGTGCCAACCGCCAAGCTGCTCAAGACCCCAGCGATCCTCAGGCAATGCAGCAGTTATCCAGCGCAGAAGCCGCACTTACCGGCTCTTTGGGCCGCCTGTTTGCTCTCTCAGAGGCCTATCCTGACCTCAAGGCCAATGAAAACATGGCCCAACTCATGGAGGAACTGCGCTCCACCGAAAACCGGATTGCCTTTGCCCGTCAAGCCTTCAACGACTCGGTGACGCTTTACAACACCAAGCGTGAGGTCTTTCCCAGCAACCTCGTTGCCAGCAGCTTTAACTTCCGCTCAGCCCAGCTACTGGAAGAAAGCCCGCCGGAGGTCAAGGCCGTTCCTCGCGTTTCCTTTAGCTAG
- a CDS encoding MOSC domain-containing protein — MPGKIVQISVSQGGVPKLPVVAAQVSVAGLSGDRQANLKFHGGPDRAVCLWSLEVIESLRQEGHAIAPGNAGENVTVTGLNWSEVKPGTQIRLGETVLLEVTDYAQPCRKNMRWFADRRFSRISQTHYPGSSRVYARVLVEGAIATDDPVELAAKATASLEM; from the coding sequence ATGCCTGGAAAAATTGTGCAGATCAGTGTTTCCCAGGGAGGCGTGCCCAAGCTTCCCGTTGTCGCTGCGCAGGTTTCGGTGGCTGGGCTATCTGGAGATCGCCAAGCTAATCTCAAGTTTCATGGTGGCCCCGACCGAGCAGTTTGCCTGTGGTCGCTGGAGGTGATCGAAAGCTTGCGGCAAGAGGGTCATGCGATCGCACCTGGCAACGCCGGAGAAAATGTCACCGTTACCGGGCTAAATTGGTCTGAAGTTAAACCAGGCACCCAGATTCGTCTGGGCGAAACAGTACTGCTGGAAGTTACCGACTACGCTCAGCCCTGCCGTAAAAATATGCGCTGGTTTGCTGATCGTCGATTCAGCCGTATCAGCCAGACTCACTACCCCGGCAGCAGCCGCGTCTATGCTCGCGTTTTGGTAGAGGGCGCGATCGCAACCGACGATCCGGTAGAGCTAGCCGCAAAAGCCACCGCATCTCTAGAAATGTGA
- a CDS encoding acylphosphatase, which produces MKRIQATVHGTVQGVGFRYYTQQEALRLGVTGYVRNLPDSTVEIVAEGTDSQIQALLAWAHQGPAAARVTRVVVVEQAASSSFQNFSIER; this is translated from the coding sequence ATGAAGCGCATCCAAGCTACTGTTCACGGCACCGTTCAAGGTGTCGGCTTTCGCTACTACACCCAGCAAGAAGCGCTCCGGTTGGGCGTGACGGGCTACGTCCGCAATTTGCCCGACAGTACCGTCGAAATTGTCGCTGAAGGGACAGACTCGCAGATCCAGGCTCTCCTGGCTTGGGCGCATCAGGGGCCAGCGGCGGCTCGCGTCACCCGTGTAGTTGTGGTTGAACAGGCGGCCTCCAGCAGTTTTCAAAACTTCTCTATCGAACGCTGA